Proteins encoded within one genomic window of Thalassophryne amazonica chromosome 23, fThaAma1.1, whole genome shotgun sequence:
- the si:ch211-237l4.6 gene encoding uncharacterized protein si:ch211-237l4.6, translated as MGVKMLQCFPFYRCCKERCKGRQCPPVAEPLEQMKPHLSPTVSWSSDSEGSVSRDSQIYFSSKARLSFRHQLDSNINAVDATD; from the exons ATGGGTGTGAAGATGCTGCAGTGCTTCCCCTTctacaggtgctgcaaagagcgCTGCAAAGGCCGACAGTGCCCCCCGGTGGCAG AGCCCCTGGAACAGATGAAGCCTCATCTGTCCCCCACTGTGTCCTGGAGCAGTGACAGTGAGGGATCAGTCAGTCGGGACTCCCAGATCTATTTCTCCTCCAAGGCCAGACTGTCCTTCAGACACCAGCTGGACAGCAACATCAACGCAGTGGACGCCACCGACTGA